CGGGGACATCGTCTCGGGCGCGGCGAGCACCGGCACGGCGAGCGCGGCGAGCACCGGCGCCGGTCCCGTGCTCCGCGCAGCAGGCGCGCCGCCGGCGCCGGGCACCCGGGTCGCGGCGGTGTTCGGCCCCGGTGCGGTGCACGTCGCGCCGACCGTTCCGGGCGAGCCCGCGGCATCCGTCAACAGCTGGACCGGCACCGTGGCCGTGCTGCAACCGGTGCCCGGCGGTGTGCGCATCGGCATCGCGGAGCACCCCCGGCTCTTCGTCGACGTGCCCTCGGCCGCCGCGGTCTCGCTCGACCTGAGCACCGGCGCGAGGCTCGGGTTCACGATTCCGGCGACGGAGGTCTCGGTGCGGGCGCTGCCCGCCGCGGTGCTACGGTAGACGCCACGAACAGGGGGTGCTCCCGTGACGTCGAGATCATCGGTCGATCCGCCCCGTTCCAATGGCGGCGCGGGCATCGGTGCGCTCCGCCTGCCCGCGACGGGCCGGCTCTCCGATCGCCGAGGCCGCCCGCTCCGCGACCTCCGCATCTCGGTCACCGATCGCTGCAACTTCCGCTGCGTCTACTGCATGCCGAAGACCGTGTTCGGGCGCGACTACGCCTTCCTCGAGCGCGACGAGATGCTCGACTTCGACGAGATCACCCGACTCGCGCGCATCGCCGCGGCGCACGGCGTCGAGAAGCTCCGGCTCACGGGCGGTGAACCGCTGCTCCGACGCGGCATCGAGGACCTCATCTCGCGTCTCGCCGAACTCCGCACGCCCGACGGCCGCCCGCTCGAGATCGCCCTCACCACGAACGGCGCCGCGCTCGCGGTGAAGGCCGCTGCGCTGAAGGCCGCCGGCCTCACCCGCGTCACCGTCTCGCTCGACTCCCTCGACGATGACGTGTTCCGGGCGATGAACGACGTCGGCTTCCCCATCGCGAAGGTGCTCGACGGCATGGACGCCGCCCGCGATGCCGGGCTCGGTCCGGTCAAGGTCAACATGGTCGTCAAGCGCGGCATGAACGACCACGAGGTGCTGCCGATGGCCCGGCACTTCCACGGCACGCCGTTCAGCCTGCGGTTCATCGAGTACATGGACGTCGGCACCTCGAACGGCTGGAGCCTCGACGAGGTCGTGCCCTCGGCCGAGATCGTCGAGCAGATCCACCGCGAGCTGCCGCTCGAGCCCGTGGGCGAACTCGTGCCGGGCGAGACGGCGGCGCGCTGGCGCTACCGCGACGGCGGCGGCGAGATCGGCGTCATCTCGAGCGTCACGCAGGCGTTCTGCGGCACCTGCAATCGCGCCCGGATCTCGACCGACGGCCGTCTCTTCACGTGTCTCTTCGCCTCGGAGGGCCACGACCTGCGGGCGCTCCTGCGCGGCGGCATCGACGACGACGAGCTCGCTGCCGCGATGGGCGCCATCTGGGGCCGACGCGACGACCGCTACTCCGAGGTGCGCGCGGGCCTCACGCCCGAACTGCGCGGGGCGCGCCCGAAAATCGAGATGTCGTACATCGGCGGGTGATCGCCCGCCGGGTTCAGAGCCCGACCCACTCCGAGACGCCGTCGACGAAGTGCTGACGCTTCCAGATCGGCACCCGCTGCTTGACGAGCTCGACGAGGCGTTCGCACGCGTCGAACGCCTCGGCACGGTGCGCAGCGGATGCCGCGGCGCACAGTGCCACGTCGCCGATGCGCAGCTCCCCCACGCGATGCGCCGCCGCCACGGCGATGCCGGTCTCGACCGCGATCTCGTCCACGCACTCGGCCAGGAACCGCTCGGCCTCGGGGTGCGCGCGGTAGTCGAGGGCGAGCACGCCCCGACCTCCGTCGTGGTCGCGCACGACGCCGAGGAACACGACGACGGCTCCGCTCGCGTCGGCCTCGACGGCGGAGCGCACCGCGCGTTCGTCGATCGGGTCGAGCGTGACGAGGGCGAGTGGTTCGTTCATGCGCGTCGGCTCCTCGATGCTCGGGTTGACGGGTGACGGTGACGGGTGACGGATGCCGCGGCTCATCGCTGCACGAGATCGCCGGCCACCGCGGCGAAGCTCG
The sequence above is a segment of the Agromyces hippuratus genome. Coding sequences within it:
- a CDS encoding molybdenum cofactor biosynthesis protein MoaE; translation: MNEPLALVTLDPIDERAVRSAVEADASGAVVVFLGVVRDHDGGRGVLALDYRAHPEAERFLAECVDEIAVETGIAVAAAHRVGELRIGDVALCAAASAAHRAEAFDACERLVELVKQRVPIWKRQHFVDGVSEWVGL
- the moaA gene encoding GTP 3',8-cyclase MoaA yields the protein MTSRSSVDPPRSNGGAGIGALRLPATGRLSDRRGRPLRDLRISVTDRCNFRCVYCMPKTVFGRDYAFLERDEMLDFDEITRLARIAAAHGVEKLRLTGGEPLLRRGIEDLISRLAELRTPDGRPLEIALTTNGAALAVKAAALKAAGLTRVTVSLDSLDDDVFRAMNDVGFPIAKVLDGMDAARDAGLGPVKVNMVVKRGMNDHEVLPMARHFHGTPFSLRFIEYMDVGTSNGWSLDEVVPSAEIVEQIHRELPLEPVGELVPGETAARWRYRDGGGEIGVISSVTQAFCGTCNRARISTDGRLFTCLFASEGHDLRALLRGGIDDDELAAAMGAIWGRRDDRYSEVRAGLTPELRGARPKIEMSYIGG